From one Micromonospora siamensis genomic stretch:
- a CDS encoding polysaccharide biosynthesis protein → MRPRRPARLRRTGGRSNGLGVAGAAVTLAGVLVNGLAYLVPVLAARRLDPAGLSALAAALGLVAIASVPGLGLQLAVAVHHARHGSSDSRRLTRVTAIMCAGMLIAATPLLVATLDLPVEVPTLLAVSTAAVVLSSRSLGELQGSQRFLRLAAGMALLAAGRYGGVAAGLLFDAGLTGSLVAGALTAALTPPALARLARAAGHPSPARAVSRLTTAQVISGCGATLAMLVVSYADLFLARQLLPPSTSGAYAVGTVLSKGALWAPQVAAVLALPRLARGDRRSRTVALAVTGGCGLLLVVASSLAGGLAFRLAGGTDYARLGRYAPLFAAVGALYAVAFVLLNDRVAAGVRWAAAPLWVGAAGLVTVAAIVRPRTVPDLLLAALGTATVTTLGMALATRRPRPVPLSENPAQAPQPG, encoded by the coding sequence GTGAGACCTCGACGACCGGCCCGCCTGCGGCGGACGGGCGGACGAAGCAACGGTCTGGGCGTGGCGGGGGCCGCCGTCACCCTGGCTGGTGTCCTCGTCAACGGCCTGGCCTACCTGGTGCCGGTGCTGGCCGCCCGGCGGCTCGACCCGGCCGGCCTCAGCGCGCTCGCCGCCGCGCTCGGCCTGGTGGCCATCGCCAGCGTGCCCGGGCTCGGTCTGCAACTGGCCGTCGCCGTGCACCACGCCCGGCACGGGTCGTCCGACAGCCGACGGCTCACAAGGGTGACCGCAATCATGTGCGCCGGCATGCTGATCGCGGCGACTCCGCTGCTGGTTGCCACCCTGGATCTCCCGGTCGAGGTGCCCACGCTGCTGGCAGTCAGCACGGCGGCGGTCGTGCTCTCCTCCCGCTCCCTCGGCGAGTTGCAGGGCAGCCAGCGCTTCCTGCGGCTCGCCGCCGGGATGGCCCTGCTCGCCGCGGGCCGCTACGGTGGGGTGGCCGCCGGGCTGCTGTTCGACGCGGGGCTGACCGGCTCACTCGTGGCCGGTGCGCTGACAGCCGCGCTGACCCCTCCAGCACTGGCCCGCCTCGCCCGCGCCGCCGGACACCCGTCTCCCGCACGCGCCGTGTCCCGGCTGACCACCGCCCAGGTGATCTCGGGATGCGGAGCCACCCTGGCGATGCTGGTCGTCTCCTATGCCGACCTGTTCCTCGCCCGTCAACTGCTGCCGCCATCGACGTCCGGGGCGTACGCGGTGGGCACGGTGTTGAGCAAGGGCGCGCTCTGGGCGCCGCAGGTCGCCGCCGTCCTCGCCCTGCCGCGACTGGCGCGAGGCGACCGCCGCAGCCGTACCGTCGCGCTCGCGGTGACCGGTGGCTGCGGCCTGTTGCTGGTGGTCGCCTCGTCGCTCGCGGGTGGGCTGGCCTTCCGACTCGCGGGCGGCACCGACTACGCCCGCCTCGGCCGGTACGCGCCTCTGTTCGCCGCGGTCGGCGCGCTCTACGCCGTGGCGTTCGTGCTGCTCAACGACCGCGTCGCGGCCGGCGTGCGGTGGGCGGCCGCACCGCTCTGGGTGGGCGCAGCCGGCCTGGTCACCGTTGCGGCGATCGTCAGACCCCGCACCGTTCCCGATCTCCTCCTCGCGGCCCTGGGAACGGCCACGGTCACCACACTGGGCATGGCGCTGGCCACCCGGCGGCCGCGCCCGGTACCGCTGTCCGAGAACCCGGCGCAGGCGCCCCAGCCGGGCTGA
- the nudC gene encoding NAD(+) diphosphatase translates to MRTDGQALTYGGGWLDRAGGRRADPGWISERLADADSTVLALWRDRCLVDADGSPVRLTAADSGAVLPRADQTVFLGLDGTAAVFAVDLSARTEREAAALVGAASAVDVRTLVGRLGPADAAIQGYARGLLHWHRQQRHCGGCGAATVTTFGGHARTCAACDRLLFPRIEPAIIVLVEAPGSPDRCLLARHNGAPEGSYSTLAGFVEVGESLEDAVRREVAEEAGVVVGDVAYQGSQAWPFPAGLMVGFRATAESDRIEVDGEELLEARWFTRAELRERVAAGRPLGRVDSIDHHLLTSWLAEG, encoded by the coding sequence GTGCGAACGGATGGACAGGCGTTGACGTACGGCGGCGGATGGCTGGACCGGGCGGGCGGCCGGCGGGCCGACCCGGGCTGGATCTCCGAGCGGCTCGCCGACGCCGACAGCACCGTGCTGGCGCTCTGGCGGGACCGTTGCCTGGTCGACGCCGACGGCAGCCCGGTCAGGTTGACCGCCGCCGACTCCGGCGCCGTCCTGCCCCGGGCCGACCAGACCGTCTTCCTGGGCCTGGACGGGACGGCCGCCGTCTTCGCCGTGGACCTCTCCGCCCGTACCGAGCGGGAGGCCGCCGCGCTGGTCGGCGCCGCCTCGGCGGTGGACGTACGCACCCTGGTCGGTCGGCTCGGACCGGCCGACGCCGCCATCCAGGGGTACGCCCGCGGGCTGCTGCACTGGCACCGCCAGCAGCGGCACTGCGGAGGCTGCGGGGCCGCCACCGTCACCACCTTCGGCGGGCACGCCCGCACCTGTGCGGCCTGCGACCGGCTGCTCTTCCCCCGGATCGAGCCGGCGATCATCGTGCTGGTGGAGGCGCCCGGCTCCCCCGACCGGTGCCTGCTGGCCCGGCACAACGGTGCGCCCGAGGGGTCGTACTCGACGTTGGCCGGGTTCGTCGAGGTCGGCGAGAGTCTGGAGGACGCGGTCCGCCGGGAGGTCGCCGAGGAGGCCGGCGTGGTCGTCGGCGACGTGGCGTACCAGGGTTCGCAGGCGTGGCCCTTCCCGGCCGGGCTGATGGTGGGCTTCCGGGCCACCGCCGAGTCCGACCGGATCGAGGTGGACGGCGAGGAGCTGCTGGAGGCGCGCTGGTTCACCCGGGCGGAGCTGCGCGAGCGGGTGGCCGCCGGGCGGCCGCTGGGCCGGGTCGACTCGATCGACCATCACCTGCTCACCAGCTGGCTCGCCGAGGGCTGA
- a CDS encoding VanW family protein, producing the protein MTLYGDKTPPADDRPTVRVMPVSWPGDEPEPAPPVAPPTGRSRWSRGRLLLAGGVTAAVLAAVAGAGAYAYAGDVPRGTTVLGAEVGGRSRADAARELRAELDRRAAELNAPVQIRLGARTTTVKPADVGLTVDVDASVAAAERAQAHAVDRLVGSRTVPPVVTVDAARLDAALRKGLGSQGRKMTMPAITFAGTTPKVVHPKPSLSLEPERSAQAVREGWLTGKPVEVPLIEISPATDAAAVDKLVAELARPAVAAPVTLRTDKGSLSIPPAAIAKSLRFTADKTGKLTPKVDVKRLRDALGDRLETIETEPVDARMTLTGGKPTVVPGRDGLQVDSAALAKDLLAVLPKADGREVAAKVKPVQPELSTAKLTGLGIKERVSTFTTRFPGGLSSPRSQNIVNVAKHVDGTVVLPGETFSLNEHTGERGTDSGYQEAPVIVDGKLVKGVGGGVSQFTTTLFNASYYAGLQDVQHKPHSFYFERYPAVIESTIFWPNLDFKFRNNTKYGLMIDTAYTDSTVTVSIWSTKIYDSVKTEYGPRRDITDPKTVYLEPGPGCIATAGSRGFAQDAFRVITKDGKVVKREKFSWRYAPEPRFICAPEPKPAT; encoded by the coding sequence GTGACGCTGTACGGCGACAAGACTCCGCCCGCCGACGACCGGCCCACCGTCCGGGTGATGCCGGTGAGCTGGCCCGGTGACGAGCCGGAGCCGGCGCCGCCGGTTGCTCCGCCCACCGGCCGCTCCCGGTGGTCCCGGGGTCGGCTGCTGCTGGCCGGCGGGGTCACCGCCGCCGTGCTGGCCGCCGTCGCCGGGGCGGGCGCTTACGCGTACGCCGGTGACGTGCCGCGCGGGACGACGGTGCTGGGCGCCGAGGTCGGCGGCCGGAGCCGGGCCGACGCCGCGCGTGAGCTGCGGGCGGAGCTGGACCGCCGGGCGGCCGAGCTGAACGCCCCGGTGCAGATCCGGCTCGGCGCCCGGACCACCACCGTCAAGCCCGCCGACGTGGGCCTGACCGTGGACGTGGACGCGTCGGTGGCCGCGGCCGAGCGGGCCCAGGCGCACGCCGTGGACCGGCTGGTGGGGTCCCGCACGGTGCCGCCGGTGGTGACGGTGGACGCGGCCCGGCTCGACGCCGCGCTCCGCAAGGGCCTGGGCAGCCAGGGGCGGAAGATGACCATGCCGGCGATCACCTTCGCCGGCACCACCCCGAAGGTGGTCCACCCGAAGCCCAGCCTCTCGCTGGAGCCGGAGCGTTCGGCGCAGGCGGTGCGCGAGGGTTGGCTCACCGGGAAGCCGGTGGAGGTCCCGCTGATCGAGATCAGCCCGGCGACCGACGCCGCGGCGGTGGACAAGCTGGTGGCGGAGCTGGCCCGGCCGGCCGTCGCCGCGCCGGTCACCCTGCGCACCGACAAGGGCTCGTTGAGCATCCCACCGGCCGCGATCGCCAAGAGCCTGCGGTTCACCGCCGACAAGACCGGCAAGCTGACCCCGAAGGTGGACGTCAAGCGGCTGCGCGACGCCCTCGGCGACCGGCTGGAGACCATCGAGACCGAGCCGGTGGACGCCCGGATGACCCTGACCGGCGGCAAGCCGACCGTGGTGCCGGGCAGGGACGGCCTGCAGGTCGACTCGGCCGCGCTGGCGAAGGACCTGCTCGCGGTGCTGCCGAAGGCCGACGGCCGGGAGGTCGCCGCCAAGGTCAAGCCGGTGCAGCCGGAGCTCTCCACCGCGAAGCTGACCGGTCTGGGCATCAAGGAGCGGGTCTCCACCTTCACCACCCGCTTCCCGGGCGGCCTGTCCTCGCCGCGCTCGCAGAACATCGTCAACGTGGCGAAGCACGTCGACGGCACCGTCGTGCTGCCCGGCGAGACGTTCTCACTGAACGAGCACACCGGTGAGCGGGGCACGGACAGCGGCTACCAGGAGGCCCCGGTCATCGTCGACGGCAAGCTGGTCAAGGGGGTCGGCGGCGGTGTCTCGCAGTTCACCACCACGCTCTTCAACGCCAGCTACTACGCCGGTCTCCAGGACGTGCAGCACAAGCCGCACTCGTTCTACTTCGAGCGCTACCCGGCGGTGATCGAGTCGACCATCTTCTGGCCGAACCTGGACTTCAAGTTCCGGAACAACACGAAGTACGGCCTGATGATCGACACCGCGTACACCGACAGCACGGTGACCGTGTCGATCTGGAGCACCAAGATCTACGACAGCGTGAAGACCGAGTACGGGCCGCGGCGGGACATCACCGATCCGAAGACCGTCTACCTGGAGCCGGGCCCCGGCTGCATCGCCACGGCCGGCAGCAGGGGCTTCGCCCAGGACGCCTTCCGGGTCATCACCAAGGACGGCAAGGTCGTGAAGCGGGAGAAGTTCAGCTGGCGCTACGCCCCGGAGCCCCGCTTCATCTGCGCCCCGGAGCCCAAGCCCGCCACCTGA
- a CDS encoding alpha-(1->3)-arabinofuranosyltransferase, producing MRAEVTNGADPGSSRTRRTARRFRHLTICIALTALAFQQAPGLVVPDTKVDLNVNPAGWLLRSLHLWDPTGTFGQLQNQAYGYLWPMGPFFLLGSELGLAPWVVQRLWWALLFCVAYLGAARLAGRLGIGTPAGRMIAGVAFALSPRILTQLGWSSVEAWPSAVAPWVLIPLVGLARGTSLRRAVAGSAVAVACAGGVNATAVLAVVPLAMLWLATLHPVRRRVTAVAAWCGAVALATTWWLVPLLILGRYSPPFLDYIETARNTTSVTDAVTTLRGASYWVAYLGTPFGPTIPAGARLANEPLLVAATLAVAALGVLGLSRRGMPHRRFLITGLVLGAALVGLGHVGDLPNILAGPQQEFLDGAGAPLRNVHKFDVLLRLPLALGVAHLVGLVVRAARVAPDRRRPRAVARAWLTAGAAMAAVAAIATPALAGGLATPGSVKEVPGYWHEAASWLDANTGRGRVLVVPGARFPSYDWGSTTDEITQPLLDSRWAVRNAIPFTPPATIRLLDAIESTLATGSGSTGLADLLARSGISHVLFRADLDHGRSDTARPAVVRQALERSPGLTRVAGFGPRRGGPSTPDEFRDQGLDVPLRALEVYRVDRRVEPVVAYDRADVTTVVGGPESLLDVAAAGQLGTAPTVLAGDAPPGGVAGPVTLTDGLRRRDVSFGRLRDNVSQTLTADDTFEVSAPAHDYLPEWGAGRSTVARYEGISTIRASTAGSQVDAPGGARPEHQPYAAMDGDPATSWQSAPHSPSDRQWIEVRLANPTRVTRVDVRFDLKADSLPTTVTVTAGFESRTVEQFSDHMVFELPGVHATREVRISVDAAFALRPLGTGTVGIAEIGIPGIRTSRTLQLPAVPATDRPSVVVVSAAPTTPACFTVDGRPRCSTDAIRGSEDGRTIDRTLTLPTDAVYTAKLWARPTPGPALDAVLDKLVADAQTLRLAPEISASSRAVPDPTGRAGAVRDGDPTTSWSPAVNDEAPILRLKWLRPQVIRGIRFSVDPAAAATRLGSVRVVGDDGFRSSLLGDDGLLTLNPPMRTDEVTIQFLDKPSAPSVDPYGLRLPESLPVAIGEVTVVPGAPTVRPRPDAPLKLACGSGPTLKVGGARVKTTLRGTLRDLLELREMRATPCGRDTARRLKLGRGEHRLRTTPSSLVSPTRVALVPQRTTPAPKPTPSTVKIESWAATERRVRVVERPVDRVLAVRENTNTGWQAVVGGRTLQPVVVDGWQQGWILPAGTSGEVVLRFAPDTAYRAGLLLGGVLLVTVVLLAVLPARRPAGPASSTAVPHGRRRATRSLPLLAVGAAALVLSSGLIGSLLVAAGFLLAVPGPRRLPWLANPGRARRISRAAETWLPGALVLLAGWSYGGSEQRHTDLLPQLAITVALGALWLSAAARRRPVSRAARASGAPPAPPTHPVEPVASVPPRQREPETATAGQVGMHDPSPSQVT from the coding sequence ATGCGTGCAGAGGTGACCAATGGTGCCGATCCGGGGTCCAGCCGTACCCGGCGTACGGCCCGGCGGTTCCGGCACCTGACCATCTGCATCGCGCTCACCGCTCTCGCCTTCCAGCAGGCCCCGGGGCTGGTCGTCCCGGATACCAAGGTCGACCTGAACGTCAACCCCGCCGGGTGGCTACTCCGCTCGCTACACCTGTGGGATCCCACCGGCACCTTCGGTCAGCTCCAGAACCAGGCGTACGGATATCTCTGGCCGATGGGCCCGTTCTTCCTGCTCGGGTCGGAGCTCGGCCTCGCGCCGTGGGTGGTGCAGCGACTCTGGTGGGCACTGCTCTTCTGCGTCGCGTATCTGGGTGCGGCGCGGCTGGCCGGCCGGCTCGGCATCGGCACGCCCGCCGGACGCATGATCGCCGGTGTCGCCTTCGCGCTGTCGCCGCGGATCCTCACCCAGCTCGGCTGGTCCTCGGTGGAGGCCTGGCCGAGCGCGGTCGCCCCATGGGTGCTCATCCCGCTGGTGGGCCTCGCCCGCGGCACATCGTTACGGCGCGCCGTCGCCGGGTCGGCCGTCGCCGTCGCCTGCGCCGGCGGGGTCAACGCCACGGCCGTGCTCGCGGTGGTGCCACTCGCCATGCTCTGGCTCGCGACCCTCCACCCCGTACGCCGCCGCGTCACCGCCGTCGCAGCCTGGTGTGGCGCAGTCGCCCTCGCCACCACCTGGTGGCTGGTCCCGCTGCTGATCCTGGGCCGGTACAGCCCGCCCTTCCTGGACTACATCGAGACCGCCCGGAACACCACCAGCGTCACCGACGCGGTCACCACGCTTCGTGGTGCCTCCTACTGGGTCGCCTACCTCGGCACGCCGTTCGGACCGACCATTCCAGCCGGTGCGCGACTCGCCAATGAGCCGCTGCTGGTCGCCGCCACCCTGGCGGTCGCCGCCCTCGGCGTCCTCGGACTGTCCCGGCGCGGAATGCCGCACCGCCGGTTTCTGATCACCGGTCTGGTGCTCGGTGCCGCGCTCGTCGGTCTCGGTCACGTGGGCGACCTGCCGAACATCCTCGCCGGGCCACAGCAGGAGTTCCTCGACGGTGCCGGCGCCCCACTGCGCAACGTGCACAAGTTCGACGTCCTGCTACGCCTGCCGCTGGCGCTCGGCGTGGCTCACCTGGTCGGCCTGGTCGTCCGGGCGGCGCGTGTCGCGCCCGACCGGCGCCGCCCGCGAGCCGTCGCCCGCGCCTGGCTCACGGCCGGAGCGGCCATGGCGGCGGTCGCCGCGATCGCCACACCGGCGCTCGCCGGCGGCCTCGCCACACCGGGCAGCGTCAAGGAGGTGCCAGGCTACTGGCACGAGGCCGCCAGCTGGCTGGACGCGAACACCGGGCGGGGGCGCGTGCTCGTCGTCCCCGGGGCCCGCTTCCCGTCGTACGACTGGGGCAGCACCACCGACGAGATCACCCAGCCGCTGCTGGACAGCCGGTGGGCGGTGCGCAACGCCATCCCCTTCACCCCGCCCGCCACGATCCGGCTGTTGGACGCGATCGAGTCGACGCTCGCCACCGGCTCCGGCTCGACCGGCCTGGCCGACCTACTCGCCCGATCCGGGATCAGCCACGTCCTGTTCCGCGCCGACCTCGACCACGGCCGCTCCGACACAGCCCGCCCGGCGGTGGTCCGCCAAGCGTTGGAGCGCTCACCCGGGCTGACCCGTGTCGCCGGCTTCGGCCCCCGACGCGGCGGGCCGTCGACCCCCGACGAATTCCGCGACCAGGGTCTCGACGTGCCCTTACGCGCGCTGGAGGTCTACCGCGTCGACCGGCGCGTCGAGCCGGTGGTCGCTTACGACCGGGCCGACGTGACCACCGTCGTCGGCGGTCCCGAGTCCCTTCTCGACGTCGCCGCGGCGGGTCAACTCGGCACGGCACCCACGGTCCTGGCTGGCGACGCACCGCCCGGTGGCGTGGCCGGGCCGGTCACGCTGACCGACGGACTCCGCAGGCGGGATGTGTCGTTCGGCCGGTTGCGCGACAACGTCTCCCAGACCCTCACCGCCGATGACACCTTCGAGGTGTCAGCGCCCGCGCACGACTATCTGCCCGAGTGGGGAGCGGGGCGGTCCACCGTCGCCCGCTACGAGGGCATCAGCACGATCCGCGCGTCGACCGCCGGCTCCCAGGTGGACGCCCCGGGCGGTGCCCGCCCGGAGCACCAGCCGTACGCGGCGATGGACGGCGACCCCGCGACATCCTGGCAGTCCGCGCCGCACTCGCCCAGCGACCGGCAGTGGATCGAGGTGCGTCTCGCCAACCCCACGCGGGTCACCCGGGTGGACGTCCGGTTCGACCTGAAGGCCGACTCCCTGCCGACGACGGTGACCGTCACCGCCGGATTCGAGAGCCGGACAGTGGAGCAGTTCAGCGACCACATGGTCTTCGAGCTGCCCGGCGTCCACGCCACACGCGAGGTCCGAATCTCCGTCGACGCAGCGTTCGCTCTACGCCCGCTCGGCACCGGGACGGTGGGCATCGCCGAGATCGGCATCCCCGGCATCCGGACCAGCCGGACCCTTCAACTTCCCGCAGTACCGGCCACCGACCGGCCGTCGGTCGTCGTCGTGTCCGCGGCCCCGACCACACCGGCCTGCTTCACCGTCGACGGACGCCCTCGTTGCTCCACCGACGCCATCCGTGGCTCGGAGGACGGCCGCACGATCGACCGGACCCTGACCCTGCCGACCGACGCTGTGTACACCGCCAAGCTGTGGGCGCGGCCCACACCCGGCCCGGCCCTGGACGCCGTGCTGGACAAACTGGTGGCCGACGCGCAGACGCTCCGCCTCGCACCGGAGATCAGCGCCTCATCGCGGGCCGTACCCGACCCGACCGGCCGGGCCGGGGCGGTGCGCGACGGGGACCCGACCACCAGTTGGTCACCGGCGGTCAACGACGAGGCACCGATCCTGCGGCTGAAGTGGCTCAGGCCGCAGGTCATCCGCGGGATCCGCTTCTCCGTCGACCCGGCCGCCGCCGCCACCCGACTCGGCAGCGTCCGGGTGGTCGGCGACGACGGTTTCCGGAGCAGCCTGCTGGGCGACGACGGCCTGCTCACCCTGAACCCGCCGATGAGGACCGACGAGGTCACCATCCAGTTCCTCGACAAGCCGTCCGCCCCCAGCGTCGACCCGTACGGTCTGCGGCTACCGGAGTCATTGCCGGTCGCGATCGGGGAGGTGACGGTGGTGCCGGGCGCGCCCACGGTCCGGCCGCGCCCCGACGCGCCACTGAAGCTGGCCTGCGGATCGGGTCCGACGCTCAAGGTCGGCGGGGCACGGGTGAAGACCACGCTCCGCGGCACGCTGCGCGACCTGCTGGAACTGCGGGAAATGCGGGCCACACCCTGTGGCCGGGACACGGCCCGGCGGCTCAAGTTGGGCCGGGGCGAGCACCGCCTCCGCACCACACCGAGCTCCCTGGTGTCGCCCACCCGCGTCGCGCTGGTGCCGCAGAGGACCACACCGGCCCCGAAACCAACTCCCAGCACCGTCAAGATCGAATCCTGGGCGGCCACCGAACGACGGGTACGGGTGGTCGAGCGCCCCGTCGACCGGGTGCTCGCCGTACGGGAGAACACCAACACCGGCTGGCAGGCGGTTGTCGGGGGACGAACGCTGCAGCCGGTGGTGGTGGACGGCTGGCAGCAGGGCTGGATCCTGCCCGCAGGCACCTCCGGCGAGGTGGTGCTTCGCTTCGCCCCGGACACGGCGTACCGGGCCGGTCTACTGCTCGGCGGCGTCCTGCTGGTGACGGTGGTCCTCCTCGCGGTGCTGCCCGCCCGACGGCCCGCGGGGCCCGCTTCGTCGACCGCCGTACCGCACGGCCGGCGCCGGGCCACCCGTTCGCTACCGCTCCTGGCGGTCGGCGCCGCCGCGCTCGTGCTGTCGAGCGGCCTCATCGGCAGCCTGCTGGTGGCGGCGGGGTTCCTGTTGGCCGTACCCGGGCCACGCCGCCTGCCCTGGCTGGCGAACCCGGGACGGGCCAGGAGGATCAGCCGGGCAGCCGAGACTTGGCTTCCCGGTGCGCTCGTCCTTCTCGCCGGATGGAGCTACGGAGGTTCGGAGCAGCGGCACACCGATCTCCTCCCGCAACTCGCGATCACCGTCGCCCTCGGTGCCCTCTGGCTGTCCGCTGCCGCGCGGCGACGACCTGTTTCCCGGGCCGCGCGGGCTTCAGGCGCCCCGCCGGCACCCCCTACCCACCCGGTGGAGCCGGTGGCTTCCGTTCCGCCCAGGCAGCGGGAGCCGGAAACGGCGACAGCGGGTCAGGTCGGCATGCACGATCCCAGCCCGTCCCAGGTCACGTGA